TTCTTTCGTCGTTTACGTCAAAAACCATTGAAAGAAGAACAAGGAGAAACCTGAAATGACCCTTACTTTATATCATACCTCACAAGGTATCTATATTTCTCCACTAGAGCTAAAGGACGCAGAGAATTTACTGGAGCTGCGTTTGAATAATCGGTTAACACATGAACCGTTTGAACCTAAACGCGATGAGCAATTCTATACTCTGGAGAGTCAGCAACGGATTATCAATCAGCGTCTGGAGGATGCCCAAGAGGACAGAGCCTATATGTTCGGCATCTATCTGCTTGATGGACAACTAATAGGGCAAGTCACGCTATCTAATGTTTCAAGAGGTGTAGCTCAGTATGCTGATTTAGGGTACTTAATGGATCATCGGATGCAGGCAAAAGGTTACATGACCGCTGCGGTCGGACTAATTCTCGGCTACGCTTTTCGAGCCTTAGGTCTTCATAGGGTTCAAGCAGCCATATTATTGCATAATGAGGCCTCCCGGAGGGTGCTGGAGAAGAGCGGATTTAGACCTGAAGGGATCGCCCGCCAGTATCTCAAAATAAACGGACAGTGGCAGGATCATCAAACCTACGCCATAC
This window of the Paenibacillus sp. FSL R10-2734 genome carries:
- a CDS encoding GNAT family protein — its product is MTLTLYHTSQGIYISPLELKDAENLLELRLNNRLTHEPFEPKRDEQFYTLESQQRIINQRLEDAQEDRAYMFGIYLLDGQLIGQVTLSNVSRGVAQYADLGYLMDHRMQAKGYMTAAVGLILGYAFRALGLHRVQAAILLHNEASRRVLEKSGFRPEGIARQYLKINGQWQDHQTYAILAEDTLPDEHK